The genome window TAAATGCCGGTTCATCCTTAAATGTCACGATTTCTCCCCGAGTTGCTTGAACAGCTTTAATTATCGATGGGTATTCTCGCTCTTTTCCTCGGTACTCCTGGTCATAAAGATACGAAGCATATAAATCAAAATCCTTTCTTTTGCCCATAAGTGCCATTGTGTAACTTCGAGCACAGACTGCTTGGGCTTTGATTGCTTCAAACTCATTTTCCTTAGCCATGCCAATTTCACAACTGACGACACCATATAAATACTCTTCAATTGGCAGAATATTGATTGCAGTTAAATTGTATTTAACGGCAAATCGATGTGCTACTTTGTTACTAATAACAATTTTTCTCCGATACCGGCTCATGGTTTGTCGATTTTTCCCAACGATAATATCATTGTCGCTCTCAATAAAAATTTTATCAGGACTATAGAGTAATTTCTCCTTTGTCTTATCTCGAAAGGCAACTAAATTTTCTGCTGAAGAGGTAACTGCAATCAAAGTTTTATTATCCAATTTTAATATTCTATCTTGTCCCGAAATGGTATAAACCGAGGCGCCAGATATAAAGATTGTATCTGTATCCCATAAGATTGCAACTGCAACTTTGGGTTCTTCAACAAGTTTAGACGGGCGGATAAGTAAACAACAATTAATTGAGAGACATATTAATAATCCAAAGAGTAGAAAGATTTTACCCATATTACCCAGAGGTAAACTTCCAGGTAGAATCAATACTGCATATCTATCTTCTAATTTTCAGTTTTGCCGTCAGAATTAAGTCAGAAGAAAACAGTTTCGCTGCAATTATTGTTATAATCACGGCAAATATAATCATATAGGCAAATCCGCCAATAATTAAAGATGTTTGATTAAAAAACAATGCTTGCGGAATTATAAAGGGATAAGTGA of candidate division WOR-3 bacterium contains these proteins:
- a CDS encoding SpoIID/LytB domain-containing protein, whose translation is MGKIFLLFGLLICLSINCCLLIRPSKLVEEPKVAVAILWDTDTIFISGASVYTISGQDRILKLDNKTLIAVTSSAENLVAFRDKTKEKLLYSPDKIFIESDNDIIVGKNRQTMSRYRRKIVISNKVAHRFAVKYNLTAINILPIEEYLYGVVSCEIGMAKENEFEAIKAQAVCARSYTMALMGKRKDFDLYASYLYDQEYRGKEREYPSIIKAVQATRGEIVTFKDEPAFTQYHACCGGRTANGRYPYLVSIIDAPRHSQHHKPYCKDSPHFEWTVKISLAIFLDSLLSATKVPFKTQIQPKIEINKVTKRVEYIKFTIDREYKVPGEQVRKMFNLKSTLFNLKIQKDTVQILGNGWGHGIGMCQYGALAMARENISYYKILKHYYSGIKIKRIY